From a region of the Narcine bancroftii isolate sNarBan1 chromosome 5, sNarBan1.hap1, whole genome shotgun sequence genome:
- the LOC138764444 gene encoding aquaporin-9-like, with amino-acid sequence MERVRSAGACVHSALQLKNRLFRECLAEFLGVCILVLFGCGAVAQMVVSNTTRGEFLSVNLGFGLGATFGVYIAGGISGAHINPAVSFSLCLLGRFQWKKLPFYIFFQTLGGFVGAAVVYGVHHDGIHSVDNGTLSVTGPRATAFIFGTYPAPFLTLANGFIDQLIGTATLLLCILAVLDTQNHGAPKDLQPIFIGLSIIAIGMSMGSNSGYAINPARDFGPRLLTLAAGWGTEVFTAGGGWWWVPIVAPMVGAVLGSMVYELLIEFHHLEAQCRQQQLELSEKSKRASVEGQFM; translated from the exons ATGGAGAGAGTGCGGAGCGCCGGAGCGTGTGTTCACAGTGCCCTGCAGCTGAAGAACCGGCTCTTCAGGGAATGTTTGGCGGAATTCCTCGGGGTCTGCATCTTAGTT CTGTTCGGGTGCGGAGCCGTGGCACAGATGGTGGTCAGTAACACCACGCGTGGTGAATTCCTCTCTGTCAACCTGGGATTTGGCCTCGGGGCCACATTCGGCGTCTACATTGCAGGTGGAATCTCAG GAGCCCACATCAACCCGGCTGTGTCCTTCTCCCTCTGCCTGTTGGGGAGGTTTCAGTGGAAGAAGCTGCCATTTTACATATTCTTCCAGACACTGGGAGGCTTTGTCGGAGCTGCGGTTGTGTACGGAGTTCACCATG ACGGGATACACTCGGTGGACAACGGCACCCTCTCCGTCACCGGACCCAGAGCCACGGCCTTTATTTTCGGGACGTATCCAGCACCGTTCCTCACTCTCGCCAACGGTTTCATTGACCAG CTGATCGGGACGGCCACCCTCCTGCTCTGCATCCTGGCCGTGCTCGACACCCAGAACCATGGAGCCCccaaggaccttcagcccatcttcATCGGCCTGTCCATCATAGCCATTGGGATGTCCATGGGTTCCAACTCCGGCTATGCCATCAACCCCGCCCGGGACTTTGGCCCCCGCCTCCTCACGCTGGCTGCTGGCTGGGGAACAGAGGTCTTCAC ggctggtggaggctggtggtgGGTGCCGATCGTGGCCCCAATGGTGGGCGCCGTGCTGGGTTCCATGGTGTATGAACTGCTGATCGAGTTTCACCACCTGGAAGCTCAATGTCGAcaacagcagctggaactgaGCGAAAAGAGCAAAAGGGCATCTGTTGAGGGGCAGTTTATGTGA